The window TATTTGCTGAGGGAAAATGCTAGAGGTACCAAATTGGGTACAAAATGACACGCGACATATGTTTATTGGTTATAACTTAAATAACCATAATGGACCCTCCTGTTTATGCATTAATCTATCCAATCAAATCATTCCAAACTGTCACGTCATCGGTGTCACGTCATTTTGTACCCAATTTGTCACCTGTAGCATTACTCTTTGCCAAGAGAAGAGGTAGAGAATCTGagattttcttattaaaaaacATTGGGTTTGTTGTTGGAACAAAAGGTTAGGACGAAGTTAAACATGATATTTTGGTTAGGTGCGAAATATAATGTAGTAGTGTGTTAGTTTGACAAAAATGGAATCATCATTAAGCGAAGAACATATAATCAAACATGTTTTACAGTTCAAAGTAGGCGAAAGAAAGATGTTCCCTTTACAATCTGGTATGGACTCAGTTAAGGTCCGTGAAACATGGAGTGGTGAGAAAACTGAAGAAACTTATCTGTTTCAGGCCTTTATCAGTGCTCATTGACCATTGGAGGCTCAAACATTGCAGGAAACATTAGTGATTGCTGGAAATGATAGTAAGTTCTGGTGAGTGAGGCCAAGTGGCCTCATGGGGGTGCTTAAGCCCACTTTTTCTGGTTTTGTGGTTTTACCATGTGGTCAATTAGTACAGGACAAGTCTCTCCATGACAGAGCAGCTAAGGAGTGGGATGATCAGTCAGTCTCTACCCAAAAGGCAAACATTTCTGGGAGGTAACCTTTTAATCATGAGAATTATGTCTCTTTTGTTTTCTGCAGTATTATGAGTTATGACTCTATCCATATCTAATACACACCCTGTGGATAATTCCAATCAAACGTGATATTCTCATCTTTTAGCTCTGCCTGAACCGAACTCTGAAAATCggacataaatattttgaaatgaaattatcGAGTTGTAAAGTCTAAACCAATACTGTTTCTCTTCAAACCCGTGTGATCTTTTGGAGTTCCGAAATAATGCATGTACTTATTTAGTGGCAtgtgatatactccctccgtcccacctgGTTCTTTGCACAAGTATTCTGTGACTtttgtaaagtatagtttcataatgttttttcaAAGAATAAATTtcctgaataaaattttgacatttaaacttttattttaaaaaaaaataaattgaaaaaacgttattaaactatactttataagagtttcAGAATGCGTGCAAACGGTGAACGTAAAAAACTTGCCGGGTACATGAACTCAGAAAAGGTTTGTAGTGCGTAAACAGACGGATAATTGAAGAACAGATGGCATATACGGAAGCAAATACTGTTGACAGCAACTTATAAAGGGCCACTTTGGAATTGAAGATGCTTCACTTGTTAAAATAGCACGCAGCATTACTAGATTAAGGTCCGTGAACATACATGATACATACGTGTattaagagcaactccagcagcttccctatatcatgtcctaagtccaattataaggaatgtgacataaattagtgctccagcagtgttttagaagtggattaaatcactaggattctccttccatgccttattaatgaggcaccactagccatgccttatttgatttctttaataaaaaaatcatttctctctcttattgtaactagttgagaagccgcgcgttgcggcggtctataaaaattatattgataactcaaaattaatatttgtaaaataaaataaattttatattataaacatctcgatgcaatactaatattaatatataaaatctcaaaattggactataattcatgagtggaaaaatgaaaataattttctacatataattaacaatttaaagcatgacgaattttaatttaagttgtgttttttttCAAGTAATCATGTTTTTCACTAACCTTGTCATTAATTTTCAAACACTACTTTTTAGACATATACATCATGCCCTACATGTAAAAAGCATACGGCTCTTTAATAGGGCTGATTGATGACATTTAATCATATACATTGATTGACCAATAAAACAGACAATAAGCTTGCAAGAATATAAGTGcgtaaaagtaaaaaatattgaGATGCAACTCCGAAACCATCCCCAGTTTTAATAAGGATAAATATTATGTTCCAGttatacgaacattaatcatgttGAGATGTATGAATTACACCTCCAATTCTTTTGGATTGGTTGTCCGCAAAAACAACAATTCAAATTCATGAAATAACAGTCTACTCTCACATCCAACAAACTCTTACTGTCAATCAATCATCACTATCTCCGTTCAAAACATCTATCATaatgtaactcattattgtattagatgaaGAAGATAAACAGGCAAAGAAAAATTGTGTGTTTAGATGATACAAAACCCTActatctataggggtatttataagtgCACAGAAACTTGTGTGCTaatcttttccataattaaataatctgaaatagaatcagattataaaatttgcaagctactatattccataattaATCTGAAACATAGGTGCATAGAAACTTGTGTGCTAcccttttccataattaattaatctaaaacaaaatcagattataaaacttgcaagctaccataatccataaataatctgaaacagaatcagattaatttatgttaaaatatatactatatcaattaatctgaaactaaaaaaggtagttctaatttttgatatttttcatccaaaaattccagaaaattagaataataaaacggagcgatgtgagaggcgccacctacacgtaacacgccctcgcttctcctttgtataagtatattgaaatctaaaacaaaatcagattataaaacttgcaagctaccaTATTCCatgaataatctgaaacagaatcagattaatttatgtcaagatatataccatatcaattaatctgaaactaaaaaagataattctaatttttgatatttttcatccaaaaattccagataattagaataataaaacggagcgatgtgagaggcgccacctacacgcccccgcttctcctttatataagtatattgacttattttctctctcttccttccatcttttatcaatctctttccaaatttattattataataataataaggaatgaattataaggatcattgttggagttgaaatataaaatcttgtcctaaatcactaggattcaatattttataatatttataaggaagacactaagacactgctggagatgctctaacatcgCATGGTTTCTGTTCCTGCAATTGTGGCATGCTAAATggctgtgtatatataaattaaatttcataaTCACTTGACAGGTTTTCATGACCAAACAGCACATTATCTGTATCCACCTTTGACTAATAAGAAGAGTGGCGGCATGTCATTGTGATTATTTTTACACTCACTTTAAAAGTTCATTTTCTTCTGAGAGCTCAGAGTTTAAATCTTGTGAAAGATGATCACAATGATTGTTGACTCAAATGTTTCTTATAATTCGGGAAGACATCTAAAACATGGATAGAGTACCGTGACAGATTTACATGTCAAGACCCGAATCAAAATGTTATTCATCTTTTTTTTGTGTACTACACGAGACGAATAGAGAAATTAAGTCAACAATGCATATAATAATCAAGAAAGAAATGTTCGCGGTGAATAGTTCAAGTGTGTGTAGACATTGTAGGAATGGTGAGGGACACACTCTATAAAAAGTAGCCACGTCTTGATTCGCTTGCCAATTTATCTTTGCTACCAATTTCCGCGATagattgttactccctccgtcctagcCAATtttttacgtttggtttggacacgaaagttaagaaatatgtataaagtaatgaAAAGGAGAAATAAAAGTGGATGAAGTGGGGacctattaatttttaatgtataaaaaggacATAGTGTGAAAGAGAGTAAAAGTAGtatgaaaaggaaggaaaagttaAGAAGTGATGGAATCCAtcaactatttttggtaagttttgaaatgtagaGAATTGGACGAgacatcccaaaaaaaaaaccgtaaagaatctggtgggacggagggagtataattcaTTTCTCTTTTTTCTAATACAATTACGCATTATTCTATATGCAGATTTTTACGTTACCTTTTAGCATGCATTTTGAGACTTTTCacgatattttttcaaattttttttcttgaataataATTTGACGTTTAagcttttatcaaaaaataattcattaaaaaaacgttataaaactatatattataaaacaatgAACGTAAACAATCACATGAGACGAAAAGAGTACAATTTATTATCACAAAATGAAAAGTAGTTTTTAATTAATCGTCAAGAATATATAATGTATCAAAATTTACATCATGATCTATTAATCTGAACAAGTGACTTATATCTGAAAACAATATAAATTAACGAGCAGCTAAATTGTTCCAAAAATTGTAGAATAATCATAGCATGGAGACTGGAGAGCGGGAATATAAGCGTGTGAACAGGTATTTTGTACATGCTTCGTTATGACGCATCAGAAAGCGGCGCAATAGACTAGTCTTGTAACCCAAACTCTAGTAGCACGTTTTTGTTCCATGAGCGATCCCCCTCTCCGTCTATAAATATACGTACATCCATCTTTATTAGTACCATACAAGCATAGGGTAGGTAGTAAATATAATCAAGTTACTGAGAACACTGCAGCATGCTTTCATTTGCTTGAGAGGCCAAGatagttaaaatttatttataaaaatgggGAGTGAGGGTGAGATGAAGGTGGTATCAAAGTTCGGGAGAATATGTGTGTTTTGTGGGAGCAGCCATGGCAAAAAGATCAGCTATCAGGATGCTGCTATTCAGCTTGCCAAAGAACTGGTATGTTCCTCTTTGTAATGTTGCATTTCTCATTATTTCTTGAgcaaaataagtgttttttttcacatgttttttttattaaatatggtTGTATTTTGTTAAGCATAGTAGATATAAATTTGTTTGGACTGTGTTATGTTGTTTGCAAGTTGATTCATGggattttcttgaaattatatatttatcatgCACATGTCCTCAACTTGGAGTTGGTTGAAGCTCTTCTTACTAACCAGGGCTCCCTGTTTCTCTGTAAACAAGAAACTTACTCTTATGTTTCTCTGTCATTAGCTCATTTCTCTGTGCTTGACTGCTTGCTCTTTCAGTATATTAATCAGAATAGAGTACATACATTAGTGGAAATCTCCTTGTCCCAATAGCTTTATGAAAGGCTACTAGGTGGCGAAATATCGATACGAGctgatttgatttttatgttattgaaGGTATCAAGAAACATTGATCTGGTGTATGGAGGGGGCAGCATTGGCCTAATGGGTTTGATTTCTCAGGCTGTTCATGATGGTGGGAGGCATGTCATTGGGTAAGCCTTTTCCAGACTATTAGTACTGTAGTATTTTCAATCAACAAGAATGTGATCAAGAATAAAAGTAGATTTAGATTCAGAATTACTGAGTTGAGTTTAATTCTTGTCACGTTTGTTTGATTGAAGTATGTTTTGTCATGTTACTATCTCTGCAGGGTGATTCCCAAGACTCTCATGCCCAGAGAGGTATGTCTCTGTCTTCTATGTTCAAGTTTGCCTTCTTGCTTTATTTTTCAACTAGTTtataacccgtgccaagcacgggattatatgaattttttaagtttattacTTAttggaatataatatttttgatatagttatttaaattattattgttgagATACAAAACTTATTATGAATTAgcctattaatatttaattatgtttaagttttatttttcaaaataaatattctcAGGATACATgttattatatgaatttattttaaaatggtacgatgtattttaataaaataattatattctttttgaTTCTAGAtagatggaaaaaaaaaattcaacaccAGCATATATAAATTGAATGAGAGTGTATTCAATCTttaataaaacttaatttttttagttcataatttttttagacgtctaataaatattattaagtgtAACGCtaattgaagttcttgtaaatttaatattgatggatatttgtcaaattaatataaaattataatagagattataaattaaatgaatttaaaatttttatttataaatttttttgacaaaatcttGTAAATCTCTTTTTATGACTATAACCGGAGAATTCACAGCAATTTTATCCTCAGTTGAAATTTGCGTTTGTCATGGTAGTGCTACCACCCCTTTccgttatataataatattataatattgtgaAGGGTATGACAACGTTAAAATACATGATAATAACCAAATTTTGATAGTTCGATATTTGGTAACGATGTTCTTCCACTAAAGAAAAATTTCGCATattaataaaaagtatatatataaataatattgatttggctattaatatcaatataaacttttattaatttgaatgcTGAAATATGATAGGGGAGTTTTACAGagttgtttcataaattaaattatttgagttcaaagaaattaaaataaataattctatTGGTGGTATAACTGTTGCATTACAAAATCCTAACAACGTTAGAAGTCtttttttaatagtataatattgaagtctttaattataaattctaatcaatatcaAAGTCTgacaattataaaatcctaaccaaTATTAAAGTCTTTATTACAGagtactaaaaaatatatatgtgttttaataggagtataatacttggaataataaatatataattaaatatttaggatgaccaaattttggtactttggtaccgatgttccaccgaaacgtggtttcgcttattaataaggGGTattgatgtaaaaaaaaatcactgcaATGTTATCTCCAGTTTTATGGGACTCAATCACTTGAATCACTTTGCTTTGTATAGACTTCTTGTTTGGTTGCAATGAATATAATGTAGTCATAAAAATGTATATAGCATGAATATGCACTACAGACACACACAGTCTTGAAAATTGATAGAAGGGGTCATTTTTTGTTATGGGTGATCTTCTATAAAATGTCCTGATTCATAACACTGTAGTGGACTTGTGGTAGATAGGGACTGTTCACTAATTCTTACAGTATAAATTTGGGTTTATTACATGTTCAGCACCAATACAGGTCCCCTCCTGTGTTTTCTTAGGTACGGCTACAGTATAAGTAAAATTGTATTCCCTGGGAAATGAGCTGCTTGTCCAGTGTTGTTGATTAAGTTTCTGGACCAAAATAGCTGCAACTCTCATCATTGCTTCATTGCACAGCTCCCCATATAAATGTACCCTCTTGGTTAATCTTCCTCATTCTATTAAAAACAATTGTGGTTTGGGTTCTGGTACTTTTGCAGTTAACTGGTGTGACAGTAGGGGAAGTGAAGGCAGTAGCAGATATGCACCAAAGGAAAGCTGAAATGGCTAGGCACTCAGATGCTTTTATTGCCTTGCCAGGTTAGTACAATACAAGCCCTACAAATGCCTCACTATTGTACTCTTAACAGTTAACATTAAGCTGATGAACATGTCTATGTACTATGTAGCTCaggtgatataatatatatttttgccaTTTCTCATTGCAAAATCAACCAGGTTTTGTTTTTGGTTCCTTTGTTGTCCATTCAGTTAGCTTTTGTATACTATTCCATTGCCACTTTAGGGACTGAGTGAGAGTATACTAATGTTAATTTATGGTTAGAGTTTTACTATGCCCTCTTGTATTGTAGCTTCCTATTCCAAATAAAAATGGTCTGGCATTACTATGTTGTGAAAGCAACTGCTGAAGCTCCCATTATGAGTTTGTAAGTTTCTCACACAAACCCCAAGACCCATTAATAGAAAGCAATCCTCCCAGCCTCAATTGTTGACCTATGACATTTCACTGAATACACAGAGTTTCTCATACTGAGTAGTAGTAACTGTTTCTGTATGATTAAGTTAGTCAATACTCATACTTTTATGCCACAGTACCTATTCATTGTATCCCTTATGTAGCAAATTTATTCTGTATATTTCATACCATTTTTGAATTGTTGTTGCCAACTATTACCAGCATTCCAGagggttacaacttacaagtaaTTGATTACTCCTTTCAAGAGACTCTCATTACCATCTGTTTACATTAATGTATACATCCTTTAAATGAACTCTGAATCTCTGAGGGAGaaaagatgaaaaatattattacatagATGATAGATCAAGCATAGCATGCAATGCATCATAACTGGAGTGTATGCCAGAAGAGCAGGCCTCTAATACTGCAGAGGACTATGATAATTGGCAATAATAACAGTATTAGCTCCCCTTTAAGGAATTATATTAATTGAATGTGCTTAAACTATTACTGATCAAGACTGAATTCACAGTAGGTTTTTACAGCATTTGACAAACTAACACCATCCGCTTCAAATACTTGGCCCGTGGACACAACTCACAAGTGGATAATTTAAGCGAGGTTAACTATAACATCATATACAACATTACTGACAACTGACAAAACAAGAATAGATATGCGCTTAACATAGAATGGTGAGTACATAAATAGAAGAGACTAGAGAGTGGACAAACCGTGAACTTTGATTATGGATTTAATTGTAGTAGTTTGTGTTAAATGGTTACATGTGATTGACATGTACTTGCAGGTGGTTATGGCACACTTGAGGAACTCCTTGAAGTAATCACTTGGGCTCAACTTGGTATCCATGATAAACCGGTAATTTAAGTTGATATACTACAACTTTGAAGTTATTGACATATCTGATAGACCCCTAACTTCCATTCAAAACTGAAAAAGATAAGGTAGTTGTATATTTTGGCAGGTGGGATTGCTTAATGTGGACGGTTACTACAACATTTTACTGTCATTTATTGACAAGGCTGTGGAGGAAGGCTTCATAAACCCGAATGCACGCCATATTATTGTGTCAGCACCAACAGCAAAGGAGTTGGTCAAGAAATTGGAGGTAATCTCTTGCAAAATAGATAGGAAATTAAGATAAGTCGGATAATTTCTTGCTTTTACTTTCTGCTTCTTAGACATGTTTAACTCAGCGTAATGAAAATATATTCCCTAGATATCACAAAGAAATGCACCTGTTTATAATGTTGCTCAAGAACAGATGGATTTACTTTAGTCTCGTTTTCTTTAAATGTTTGGTTTCATAGGATTATGTTCCTCGCCATGAGATAGTTGCTTCGAAGTCCAACTGGGAGACAGAGCAACTTGCCCACCCTCAAGCATATAATATCTCATGAAGGATTAAGGGGCGACGGTGTAGCAGTTTGTTAGATGAACGATACTTGGCAGTGAAGAAGCTAACTAAGACTTAAGATTAATTTCTACTGTTTGGGGATTAAGATTTGTACTTTCTGTAAATTAGTTCCACGACCTAGTTGAAGCGTCCTTAGTATCCCAGCTCGACTTGAAAGTTCACTTTCGAATCATTGTAACTTTGTAAGTATTATTAGTACTTAATTGTTGCATATGAAATTTCCTAGTTAAGGGTTAGTTACTTGTGTTTCTTGATCTGTTCGTTTTCTTTCAGTTCAAGTATAACACCGCATCTTTGAAAAGACGCAACATTCTGAACTACTTGCAACAATTTTTAGAAATATTCATAGCATAGACATGTTATTAAaactttttggaagactgaaacGAAATTTCATCAACAAACACATAGGAACATGTTTAAAACAATGTTGAAACAATGCTCAAGTAGACATGTTGTAACAATGCTCAAGTAGGTGCTTGCTGCAGAAGAACATGATCAGGGACAAGCATGAGTACATAATGAATTGCAACATGCATGTAGTGGAAGAAACTGACTGAAGCTGGGGTTGATTGGAGAGGGCTTAAATGATAAATGTCGAAAAGCGGGACCGACATTTGGCAAAGGAGAGAAATCAAGGCTGGAAGGAGCATGTGATAGAGCATTAGCATATAGTTTCCCCTGGGACAAAATGATGTCTGCTATGAACTTCGGTCCCGGTTTAGATTAGTTGATATAGTTCTTTACACATGCCTAACTGTTTCTAAAATTGACACCACTCCAAGTCTCCAACTAAATGAAGTTTAGGTGGTTTCATATTCAAATTGTTGCAGTTGCATGCTCATCTTTTCGGAATTCAAACGTGGGAAATACTTTCAGAAGGAGGTACTCTGAAATGATGTTAAGCCTTGGGCAGCAACTTCGTGTTTCTTTTTTCGTAATGGTCCAAAACAATTGATTATGCGTTCAGTCGAAAAAAAACGTTGGACGGTAAAAGTCCTATAATGAGTGATTTTTCTGCCGAAAGATACAGTGATCATCTAAAAATTTTAAGGTTAACGTCATccggaaaaaaaaaaacgttGATAATATGTTGCATGACATATGACGGGACCCGGGCCCTTCTTTTTTATATACAAACATGTACTGATTTAGAGGGtactaaataattattttttgaagtaGTACTAAGTATAATAAGTTATGGGCCATGAGTATTCATGATGATTCCTTGTCCGATGGTGATAGATAGTAGATAGGGAGTACCATGAAACCATGGTGCTCACATCACAGCATCTTAAAAATGTGTGCTTACAGTGTCTGCCAGTGTGGTTCTGCTACTGCTGCTCTCTGATGAGTGATGACATATGAACCAAACTACAACTAATTCGATCTAGTTCAGTTATTTAGTCTGGATAGTTAATTTGTAATTAGCATTACATGCAAGTTTATGGATTAAGCttaagtaaatatatttttaggaaggaaaatttgaatt of the Daucus carota subsp. sativus chromosome 4, DH1 v3.0, whole genome shotgun sequence genome contains:
- the LOC108216810 gene encoding cytokinin riboside 5'-monophosphate phosphoribohydrolase LOG1 codes for the protein MGSEGEMKVVSKFGRICVFCGSSHGKKISYQDAAIQLAKELVSRNIDLVYGGGSIGLMGLISQAVHDGGRHVIGVIPKTLMPRELTGVTVGEVKAVADMHQRKAEMARHSDAFIALPGGYGTLEELLEVITWAQLGIHDKPVGLLNVDGYYNILLSFIDKAVEEGFINPNARHIIVSAPTAKELVKKLEDYVPRHEIVASKSNWETEQLAHPQAYNIS